A region from the Microbacterium lacus genome encodes:
- the recF gene encoding DNA replication/repair protein RecF (All proteins in this family for which functions are known are DNA-binding proteins that assist the filamentation of RecA onto DNA for the initiation of recombination or recombinational repair.), with translation MIVEHLNLVDFRNYAEADVALDAGPNVFVGRNGQGKTNLAEAIGFLATLGSHRVSNDAPMVRDSADYAIIRARLAHGERRVLLEAQVNRQGANKARVNGAAVKPAELPRYAQVVLFAPEDLQIVRGDPSARRRFMDQLLVQRSPRFAGVIGDYDRVLKQRSALLKSARARGIRGDQLSTLDVWDDKLVALGSELIQARLALAADLSAPMTAAYTAIAGADHAPQLEWALSVRGEDPEEQDAQPAHAAPAGVIAEQFREALALRRAAELERGLTLVGPHRDDLVLRVRGLPVKGYASHGESWSVALGLRLASAELLRAESRLGDPVLILDDVFAELDADRRARLAALASGFEQVIVTAAVGEDVPAGLRARVVRVESGRILEDPHA, from the coding sequence GTGATCGTCGAGCATCTGAACCTCGTGGACTTCCGCAATTACGCGGAAGCCGACGTTGCTCTGGATGCCGGTCCCAATGTGTTCGTCGGCCGCAACGGCCAGGGCAAGACGAATCTGGCCGAGGCGATCGGCTTCCTCGCGACGCTCGGCTCGCACCGGGTCTCGAACGATGCGCCGATGGTGCGGGATTCCGCGGATTACGCGATCATCCGCGCGCGTCTCGCGCACGGCGAACGCCGTGTCCTGCTCGAGGCGCAGGTCAACCGGCAGGGTGCGAACAAGGCCCGCGTGAACGGCGCGGCGGTGAAGCCCGCCGAGCTCCCGAGGTACGCGCAGGTCGTGCTGTTCGCCCCGGAGGACCTGCAGATCGTGCGCGGCGATCCGTCCGCGCGTCGACGGTTCATGGACCAGCTGCTCGTGCAACGATCACCCCGCTTCGCAGGGGTGATCGGCGATTACGACCGCGTCCTCAAGCAGCGTTCCGCACTCCTGAAATCCGCGCGCGCCCGGGGGATCCGCGGGGATCAGCTCTCGACGCTCGACGTCTGGGACGACAAACTCGTCGCGCTCGGCAGTGAACTCATCCAGGCCCGGCTGGCTCTCGCCGCCGATCTCTCCGCGCCGATGACGGCGGCGTACACCGCGATCGCCGGTGCCGATCACGCGCCGCAGCTCGAGTGGGCCCTGTCGGTGCGCGGTGAGGACCCCGAAGAGCAGGACGCACAGCCCGCGCACGCCGCGCCGGCCGGTGTGATCGCAGAGCAGTTCCGCGAGGCCCTTGCCCTCCGGCGTGCGGCAGAGCTCGAACGCGGACTGACCCTGGTCGGACCCCACCGCGACGACCTGGTGCTGCGGGTGCGCGGACTCCCGGTGAAGGGCTACGCCTCGCACGGGGAGTCGTGGTCCGTCGCGCTCGGGCTGCGGCTGGCTTCGGCCGAACTGCTGCGTGCCGAGTCCCGTCTCGGCGATCCCGTCCTGATCCTCGATGACGTGTTCGCCGAACTGGATGCCGACCGTCGAGCGCGACTCGCCGCGCTCGCGTCGGGATTCGAACAGGTGATCGTCACCGCCGCCGTGGGCGAGGACGTCCCGGCGGGTCTTCGGGCGCGCGTCGTCCGGGTGGAGTCCGGGCGCATCCTGGAGGATCCTCATGCCTGA
- the gyrA gene encoding DNA gyrase subunit A, with translation MTDEERPAHNHGHIDQVDLQSEMQRSYLDYAMSVIIGRALPDVRDGMKPVHRRVIYAMYDGGFRPDKSFSKCARVVGEVMGHYHPHGDTAIYDALVRLVQPWSLRYPLALGQGNFGSPGNQGAAAPRYTETKMAPLALEMVRDIEEETVDFQDNYDGQTQEPVVLPARFPNLLVNGSVGIAVGMATNIPPHNLREVSAGALWALENPDATRDELLEALMERIPGPDFPTHAQILGTRGIRDAYRTGRGSITMRAVVNVEEIQGRTCLVITELPYQVNPDNVAVKISDLAREGKITGIADIRDETSDRTGQRLVIVLKRDAVAKVVLNNLYKHTQLQENFGANMLAIVDGVPRTLPLDGFITHWIDHQIDVIVRRTQFRLRKAEERMHILRGYLKALDALDEVIALIRRSATVDDAREGLKTLLDIDDIQADAILTMQLRRLAALERQKIMDEAAELELQIADFKAILADPIRQRGIIREELTTIVDRFGDDRRTQILHGFDGDMSVEDLIPEEEMVVTVTREGYIKRTRSDNYRQQHRGGRGVKGAQLRADDVVEHFFVTTTHHWLLFFTTKGRVYRAKAYEVPEAGRDAKGQHVANLLALQPGEEIAQILDIRDYSVATYLVLATRSGLVKKTRLTEYDTNRQGGVIAIKLRGQDEEDGDELVSALLVDEGDDILLISRLGMSLRFTASDDSLRPMGRSTEGVKGMSFRAGDSLLSASVAREGAYVFVVTDGGYAKRTDIAQYRGQSRGGLGIKVARLSDDRGVLAGGLMVAEDDEVLVVLASGKVVRSAVAEVPAKGRDTMGVVFARTDEADRIIAIARNSERGLTETSDAAESDAATAEAPDTEQQDAGSATAAASPEIPEESTDA, from the coding sequence ATGACTGACGAAGAACGTCCCGCGCACAACCACGGTCACATCGACCAGGTCGACCTCCAGTCGGAGATGCAGCGCAGCTATCTCGACTATGCGATGAGCGTGATCATCGGGCGCGCGCTGCCCGATGTCCGCGACGGCATGAAGCCGGTGCACCGCCGAGTGATCTACGCGATGTACGACGGCGGGTTCCGACCCGACAAGTCGTTCTCCAAGTGCGCCCGCGTCGTCGGTGAGGTCATGGGGCACTACCACCCGCACGGCGACACGGCGATCTACGACGCCCTCGTCCGACTCGTGCAGCCGTGGTCGCTGCGCTACCCGCTCGCGCTCGGACAGGGCAACTTCGGCTCTCCCGGCAACCAGGGCGCGGCCGCCCCTCGTTACACCGAGACGAAGATGGCTCCCCTCGCGCTCGAAATGGTGCGCGACATCGAAGAGGAGACCGTCGACTTCCAGGACAACTACGACGGTCAGACCCAGGAGCCGGTCGTCCTGCCGGCGCGCTTCCCGAACCTGCTCGTGAACGGCTCGGTCGGCATCGCGGTCGGCATGGCCACGAACATCCCGCCGCACAACCTGCGCGAGGTGTCCGCCGGAGCCCTCTGGGCGCTCGAGAACCCCGACGCCACCCGTGACGAGCTGCTCGAGGCGCTCATGGAGCGCATCCCCGGGCCCGACTTCCCGACCCACGCGCAGATCCTCGGAACGCGCGGCATCCGCGACGCGTACCGCACCGGCCGCGGTTCGATCACGATGCGCGCCGTGGTGAACGTCGAAGAGATCCAGGGCCGTACGTGCCTGGTGATCACCGAGCTGCCGTACCAGGTCAATCCCGACAACGTCGCGGTCAAGATCAGCGACCTCGCCCGCGAGGGCAAGATCACCGGAATCGCCGACATCCGCGATGAGACCTCGGATCGCACGGGCCAGCGCCTCGTGATCGTCCTGAAGCGGGATGCCGTCGCCAAGGTCGTGCTGAACAACCTCTACAAGCACACCCAGCTCCAGGAGAACTTCGGCGCGAACATGCTCGCGATCGTCGACGGCGTGCCGCGCACGCTGCCGCTCGACGGCTTCATCACGCACTGGATCGACCACCAGATCGACGTGATCGTCCGCCGCACGCAGTTCCGGCTCCGCAAGGCCGAAGAGCGCATGCACATCCTGCGCGGCTACCTCAAGGCGCTCGACGCGTTGGACGAGGTCATCGCCCTCATCCGCCGGTCGGCGACGGTCGACGATGCGCGCGAGGGCCTGAAGACGCTCCTGGACATCGACGACATCCAGGCCGATGCGATCCTCACGATGCAGCTGCGGCGCCTCGCCGCGCTCGAGCGTCAGAAGATCATGGACGAGGCGGCCGAACTCGAGCTGCAGATCGCCGATTTCAAGGCGATCCTCGCCGACCCGATCCGCCAGCGCGGCATCATCCGCGAAGAGCTCACCACGATCGTGGACCGCTTCGGCGATGACCGTCGCACGCAGATCCTGCACGGATTCGACGGCGACATGTCGGTCGAGGACCTCATCCCCGAAGAGGAGATGGTCGTCACCGTCACGCGCGAGGGATACATCAAGCGCACCCGCAGCGACAATTACCGCCAGCAGCACCGCGGTGGGCGCGGAGTCAAGGGCGCGCAGCTGCGCGCCGACGACGTCGTCGAGCACTTCTTCGTCACGACGACCCATCATTGGCTGCTGTTCTTCACCACGAAGGGCCGCGTCTACCGGGCGAAGGCATACGAAGTGCCCGAAGCCGGTCGCGACGCGAAGGGGCAGCACGTCGCGAACCTGCTCGCGCTGCAGCCGGGCGAGGAGATCGCGCAGATCCTCGACATCCGCGACTACTCCGTCGCGACCTACCTCGTGCTCGCCACCCGCAGCGGGCTCGTGAAGAAGACGCGCCTGACCGAGTACGACACGAACCGTCAGGGCGGTGTCATCGCGATCAAGCTCCGCGGGCAGGACGAAGAGGACGGCGACGAACTCGTCAGCGCCCTGCTGGTCGACGAGGGCGACGACATCCTGCTCATCAGCCGCCTGGGCATGTCGCTCCGCTTCACCGCGAGCGATGACTCCCTGCGTCCGATGGGACGCTCGACGGAGGGCGTGAAGGGCATGTCCTTCCGCGCCGGCGACAGCCTGCTGTCGGCATCCGTCGCCAGAGAGGGTGCGTACGTGTTCGTCGTGACCGACGGCGGCTACGCCAAGCGCACCGACATCGCGCAGTACCGCGGCCAGAGCCGCGGCGGACTGGGCATCAAGGTCGCGCGTCTGAGCGATGACCGGGGCGTCCTCGCGGGTGGTCTCATGGTCGCGGAGGACGACGAGGTCTTGGTGGTTCTTGCCAGCGGCAAGGTGGTACGCTCTGCCGTGGCCGAGGTCCCTGCGAAGGGACGCGACACGATGGGTGTGGTCTTCGCCCGCACCGACGAGGCGGACCGCATCATCGCGATCGCCCGCAACAGCGAACGCGGCCTGACCGAAACTTCAGACGCAGCAGAATCAGACGCAGCGACAGCAGAGGCGCCCGACACCGAGCAGCAGGACGCCGGATCGGCCACAGCAGCGGCCTCGCCCGAGATCCCCGAAGAGAGTACTGACGCATGA
- the dnaN gene encoding DNA polymerase III subunit beta, whose amino-acid sequence MRFHVNRDVFSEAVSFVVKLLPQRNPQPILAGVLIEASDAGLSLAAFDYEASARTTIEATVDEPGTILVHGRLLSEIASRLPNAPIQIEVDDDGGILLTCGSARFTLASMPVQEYPAIPEVSGDTGLVPSEDFATAIAQVAFAASRDDVTPVLTGVQLEVSGTQLSLVATDRYRVALREIPWDGGTSASDEPTTALVPARTLTEVGKTFAHGGDISIAFSGSGDREIIAFTAGNKTVTSLLIKGNFPPVRRLFPEQTEHHAVLNTAELAEAVRRVALVLDRSAPLRFTFTTDSVSMDASGTEQARATESVDAHLTGEDVTLGLNPQYLLESLSAVRSEFVRITFTSSENANKLSPVLITPQTSVDKAGGESFKYLLQPNLLLR is encoded by the coding sequence GTGAGGTTCCACGTCAATCGCGATGTGTTCAGCGAAGCCGTGTCGTTCGTCGTCAAGCTCCTGCCGCAGCGCAACCCGCAGCCGATCCTGGCGGGCGTGCTGATCGAAGCATCCGATGCGGGACTGTCTCTCGCCGCGTTCGACTACGAGGCATCCGCCCGCACCACGATCGAGGCGACGGTCGACGAGCCCGGCACGATCCTGGTCCACGGCCGGCTCCTCTCCGAGATCGCGAGCCGCCTGCCGAACGCGCCGATCCAGATCGAGGTCGACGACGACGGCGGGATCCTGCTGACCTGCGGCTCGGCCCGGTTCACGCTGGCTTCGATGCCCGTGCAGGAATACCCCGCGATCCCCGAGGTCTCCGGCGACACGGGTCTCGTTCCTTCCGAGGACTTCGCGACCGCGATCGCACAGGTCGCCTTCGCGGCGTCCCGCGATGATGTGACTCCGGTCCTCACCGGCGTTCAGCTCGAAGTGTCGGGAACCCAGCTGAGCCTGGTCGCGACCGACCGCTACCGCGTGGCTCTGCGCGAGATCCCCTGGGACGGCGGCACCAGCGCATCGGACGAACCGACGACCGCGCTCGTCCCGGCCCGCACCCTCACCGAAGTCGGCAAGACCTTCGCGCACGGCGGCGACATCTCGATCGCGTTCTCCGGATCGGGTGATCGCGAGATCATCGCCTTCACCGCGGGCAACAAGACCGTCACTTCGCTGCTGATCAAGGGCAACTTCCCGCCGGTTCGGCGCCTGTTCCCCGAGCAGACCGAGCACCACGCGGTCCTGAACACCGCCGAGCTCGCCGAGGCGGTCCGTCGCGTCGCCCTCGTGCTCGACCGGTCGGCGCCGCTCCGCTTCACGTTCACCACCGACAGCGTCTCGATGGACGCGTCCGGCACCGAGCAGGCTCGGGCGACCGAATCGGTCGACGCGCACCTCACGGGCGAGGACGTCACGTTGGGGCTCAACCCCCAGTACCTCCTCGAGTCGCTCAGCGCCGTGCGCAGCGAGTTCGTCCGCATCACGTTCACCTCGAGCGAGAACGCGAACAAGCTCAGCCCCGTGTTGATCACCCCGCAGACCTCGGTCGACAAGGCCGGCGGCGAGTCGTTCAAGTACCTCCTGCAGCCGAACCTGCTGCTGCGCTGA
- a CDS encoding uracil-xanthine permease family protein, with product MPIWTTHGDGRSVAPGAVVKPAERLAWPATIAIGAQHVVAMFGATFLVPLLTGFPVSTTLLFSGLGTILFLVLTGNRLPSYLGSSFAFIAPILALGPGDGAPLDSPEQISRALLGVFVTGVLLAGVGFIVQATGTRWIERLMPPVVSGAIVALIGLNLAPVAWQNFQQDALLGTITLAACILFAVLFRGFLGRISIFVGVVFGYVVAAALGRVDFSGVESAAWIGLPEFHLPAFGDPVAWSFLPMFLPVILVLVAENVGHVRGVATMTADPSVNARTGRALLADGLATTIAGFFGGSGTTTYGENIGVMAATRVYSTAAYWVAGTFAVLLAFSPKVGAVIFAMPAGVLGGVTTALYGLIGVIGIKIWVDNQVDFSRPVNQYTVAVSFVIAIAGFTMNLGALSFGAIVLGTVAALVIYHVGNAIARARRTGADDGGPIVPIGPLGGDPENVG from the coding sequence GTGCCGATCTGGACCACTCATGGCGACGGGCGCTCCGTCGCACCGGGCGCCGTCGTCAAGCCCGCCGAGCGTCTCGCGTGGCCCGCGACGATCGCGATCGGGGCGCAGCACGTGGTCGCGATGTTCGGCGCGACCTTCCTCGTGCCGCTGCTGACCGGGTTCCCGGTCTCGACGACCCTGCTGTTCTCGGGTCTCGGGACGATCCTCTTCCTCGTGCTCACCGGCAACCGCCTGCCCAGCTATCTGGGATCGTCGTTCGCGTTCATCGCGCCGATCCTCGCGCTCGGTCCGGGCGACGGGGCGCCCCTGGACTCGCCCGAGCAGATCAGCCGGGCGCTGCTCGGCGTGTTCGTCACCGGTGTGCTCCTGGCGGGCGTGGGATTCATCGTGCAGGCCACCGGAACCCGGTGGATCGAGCGGCTCATGCCGCCGGTCGTCTCCGGAGCCATCGTCGCGCTCATCGGGCTGAACCTGGCGCCGGTGGCGTGGCAGAACTTCCAGCAGGACGCGCTGCTCGGCACGATCACGCTCGCGGCCTGCATCCTGTTCGCGGTGCTGTTCCGCGGATTCCTCGGACGCATCTCCATCTTCGTGGGGGTCGTGTTCGGGTACGTCGTCGCGGCGGCGCTCGGCCGCGTCGACTTCTCGGGAGTGGAGAGCGCGGCGTGGATCGGCCTGCCCGAATTCCACCTGCCGGCGTTCGGCGACCCGGTGGCGTGGAGCTTCCTGCCGATGTTCCTTCCGGTGATCCTCGTGCTCGTGGCCGAGAACGTCGGGCACGTCCGCGGGGTGGCGACGATGACCGCGGATCCGTCGGTGAACGCGCGCACCGGCCGGGCGCTGCTCGCGGACGGGCTGGCGACGACGATCGCGGGTTTCTTCGGCGGCTCCGGCACGACGACGTACGGCGAGAACATCGGCGTGATGGCTGCGACGCGCGTCTACTCGACCGCGGCGTACTGGGTGGCCGGCACGTTCGCGGTGCTGCTGGCGTTCTCACCCAAAGTGGGGGCGGTGATCTTCGCCATGCCCGCCGGCGTGCTGGGTGGTGTGACGACGGCCCTCTACGGGCTGATCGGCGTGATCGGGATCAAGATCTGGGTCGACAACCAGGTCGACTTCTCGCGTCCGGTGAACCAGTACACCGTCGCGGTCTCGTTCGTGATCGCGATCGCCGGGTTCACGATGAACCTCGGCGCCCTGAGCTTCGGCGCGATCGTGCTGGGCACGGTCGCGGCGCTCGTGATCTATCACGTGGGCAACGCGATCGCGCGGGCCCGACGCACGGGGGCCGATGACGGCGGTCCGATCGTCCCGATCGGACCGCTGGGCGGCGACCCCGAGAACGTCGGCTGA
- the gyrB gene encoding DNA topoisomerase (ATP-hydrolyzing) subunit B produces MTSDTADSLPERPEEDSTEPLPAERTHVEYGADEIQVLEGLEAVRKRPGMYIGSTGPRGLHHLVYEIVDNSVDEALAGYCDTILVTILPDGAVRVVDNGRGIPVDMHKTEGKSTVEVVLTVLHAGGKFGGGGYAVSGGLHGVGSSVVNALSNRLEVEVRRQGYVWRQSYRGGGVPQAPLERAEPSDETGTTITFWPDAEIFETVEFEYEVLRTRFQQMAFLNKGLRIDLRDERADSAYEEEIEPGQVVLQQRNDSFLYERGLVDYVEYLNKVRKAEHVNDEVIDFESEDTERKIALEVAMQWTTSYTENVFTYANTINTHEGGTHEEGFRAALTTLVNKYARANNLLKEKDENLSGDDVREGLTAVISVKLSEPQFEGQTKTKLGNTEAKAFVQKVVGDRLGDWFDRNPVQAKNIIRKAIDAATARLAARKARETARRKSVFESAAMPDKLKDCTSKDPSISEIFLVEGDSAGGSAVQGRDPHTQAILALRGKILNVERARLDRALGNREVQAMIQAFGTGIGEDFDITKARYHKIVLMADADVDGQHITTLLLTLLFRYMRGLIEAGFVYLAQPPLYRIKWSNAPHEYVYSDRERDALLTEGIASGKRIPKDNSIQRYKGLGEMNAKELWETTMDPETRTLRQVTIDDAAAADEIFTILMGEDVESRRGFIQRNAKDVRFLDI; encoded by the coding sequence ATGACGTCCGATACTGCTGACAGCTTGCCCGAGCGACCCGAAGAGGATTCCACGGAACCACTGCCAGCCGAACGGACCCACGTCGAGTACGGCGCCGACGAGATCCAGGTCCTCGAGGGGCTCGAGGCCGTGCGCAAGCGCCCCGGCATGTACATCGGCTCCACGGGGCCGCGCGGTCTGCACCATCTGGTCTACGAGATCGTCGACAACTCCGTCGATGAGGCCCTCGCCGGCTACTGCGACACGATCCTGGTGACGATCCTTCCCGACGGCGCCGTCCGCGTCGTCGACAACGGACGCGGCATCCCCGTCGACATGCACAAGACCGAGGGCAAGTCCACGGTCGAAGTCGTGCTGACCGTCCTGCACGCCGGCGGCAAGTTCGGTGGCGGCGGATACGCCGTCTCCGGCGGCCTGCACGGTGTCGGTTCCTCCGTCGTGAACGCCCTGTCGAATCGGCTCGAAGTCGAGGTCCGTCGACAGGGCTACGTGTGGCGTCAGTCCTATCGGGGCGGCGGTGTGCCGCAGGCCCCGCTCGAGCGCGCCGAGCCCAGTGACGAGACGGGCACGACGATCACGTTCTGGCCGGATGCCGAGATCTTCGAGACCGTCGAATTCGAGTACGAGGTGCTGCGCACCCGCTTCCAGCAGATGGCCTTCCTCAACAAGGGACTGCGGATCGACCTGCGCGACGAGCGCGCGGACTCGGCGTACGAAGAGGAGATCGAGCCGGGACAGGTCGTGCTGCAGCAGCGGAATGACAGCTTCCTGTACGAGCGCGGACTCGTGGATTACGTCGAGTACCTCAACAAGGTCCGCAAGGCCGAGCACGTGAACGACGAGGTCATCGACTTCGAGTCCGAAGACACCGAGCGCAAGATCGCCCTCGAAGTCGCGATGCAGTGGACGACGAGCTACACCGAGAACGTCTTCACGTACGCGAACACGATCAACACGCATGAGGGCGGCACGCACGAAGAGGGCTTCCGTGCCGCGCTCACCACTCTCGTGAACAAGTACGCGCGCGCGAACAACCTCCTCAAGGAGAAGGACGAGAACCTCTCCGGCGACGACGTGCGCGAGGGACTCACCGCGGTGATCTCGGTCAAGCTCTCCGAGCCGCAGTTCGAGGGACAGACCAAGACGAAGCTCGGCAACACGGAGGCGAAGGCGTTCGTGCAGAAGGTCGTCGGTGATCGGCTCGGCGACTGGTTCGACCGCAACCCGGTCCAGGCGAAGAACATCATCCGCAAGGCGATCGACGCCGCCACCGCGCGGCTCGCCGCCCGTAAGGCCCGCGAGACCGCGCGTCGCAAGAGCGTGTTCGAGTCCGCGGCCATGCCCGACAAGCTCAAGGACTGCACCTCGAAGGATCCCTCCATCAGCGAGATCTTCCTCGTGGAGGGCGACTCGGCCGGTGGTTCCGCGGTGCAGGGACGCGACCCGCACACGCAGGCGATCCTGGCGCTGCGCGGAAAGATCCTCAACGTCGAGCGCGCGCGGCTGGACCGCGCCCTCGGCAACCGCGAAGTGCAGGCGATGATCCAGGCCTTCGGCACGGGCATCGGCGAGGACTTCGACATCACGAAGGCGCGGTATCACAAGATCGTGCTGATGGCGGATGCCGATGTCGACGGCCAGCACATCACGACGCTCCTGCTCACGCTGCTGTTCCGCTACATGCGCGGTCTGATCGAGGCGGGCTTCGTCTACCTCGCGCAGCCGCCGCTGTACCGGATCAAGTGGTCCAACGCGCCGCACGAATACGTGTACAGCGATCGCGAGCGCGATGCGCTGCTGACCGAGGGCATCGCCTCGGGCAAGCGCATCCCGAAGGACAACAGCATCCAGCGCTACAAGGGTCTCGGCGAGATGAACGCGAAGGAGCTGTGGGAGACCACGATGGATCCCGAGACGCGCACGCTCCGCCAGGTCACGATCGACGACGCGGCCGCGGCCGATGAGATCTTCACGATCCTGATGGGCGAAGACGTGGAGTCCCGCCGCGGGTTCATCCAGCGCAACGCGAAGGACGTCCGGTTCCTCGACATCTAG
- a CDS encoding VIT family protein: MSSEPAPHVGEAHSGGIGQRLNWLRAGVLGANDGIVSVASLVVGVAGATTDTPALLIAGIAGLVGGAISMALGEYVSVSSQRDSERALIAKETRELREMPDEELAELAELYRARGLSEATAHQVAVELTAHDALAAHLEVELHIDQDDLVSPWQAALSSAVAFTLGALLPLLTILLLPPALKIPLTFIAVLVALAITGTVSAQLGGSGKARATLRLVVGGGLALAVTWLIGSLLGTTGMV, translated from the coding sequence ATGAGTTCCGAACCCGCACCGCACGTCGGCGAAGCGCACTCCGGTGGAATCGGCCAGCGCCTGAACTGGCTGCGCGCCGGGGTGCTCGGTGCGAACGACGGCATCGTCTCGGTCGCCTCTCTCGTGGTCGGCGTCGCCGGCGCGACGACCGACACCCCCGCGCTCCTCATCGCGGGCATCGCCGGACTCGTCGGCGGCGCGATCTCGATGGCGCTCGGCGAGTACGTCTCGGTGAGCAGCCAGCGCGACAGTGAGCGGGCACTCATCGCGAAGGAGACGCGGGAGCTGCGGGAGATGCCCGACGAGGAGCTGGCCGAACTCGCCGAGCTCTACCGCGCGCGCGGATTGAGTGAGGCGACGGCACACCAGGTCGCGGTCGAACTCACCGCGCACGACGCCCTCGCGGCGCACCTCGAGGTCGAGCTCCACATCGATCAGGACGATCTCGTGAGCCCGTGGCAGGCGGCGCTCTCTTCCGCGGTGGCGTTCACGCTCGGCGCGCTGCTGCCTCTGCTGACGATCCTGCTGCTGCCACCGGCGCTGAAGATCCCGTTGACCTTCATCGCCGTGCTCGTCGCCCTGGCGATCACCGGAACGGTCTCGGCGCAGCTGGGTGGAAGCGGTAAAGCGCGGGCGACGCTGCGTCTGGTCGTCGGCGGCGGGCTGGCCCTGGCCGTGACCTGGCTGATCGGCAGTCTGCTGGGGACCACCGGGATGGTGTGA
- a CDS encoding DUF3566 domain-containing protein — MSTVADKLAKKSSSKTSAKQVRLRLVYVDFWSAVKLSFLAAVALAIVTVVSFFLVYLIVQTTGLIGKVDEFFQSFSDGGVSIETFIGLPQVMGFAAIVAILNLVVVTVLGAVIAGIYNLAVKVTGGLLVGFTSN, encoded by the coding sequence ATGAGCACGGTAGCCGACAAGCTCGCAAAGAAGTCCAGTTCCAAGACCAGCGCCAAGCAGGTGCGCCTGCGCCTGGTCTACGTGGACTTCTGGTCCGCGGTCAAGCTGTCCTTCCTCGCCGCGGTCGCGCTCGCGATCGTCACCGTGGTCAGCTTCTTCCTGGTCTACCTGATCGTCCAGACCACCGGACTCATCGGCAAGGTCGACGAGTTCTTCCAGAGCTTCTCGGACGGCGGCGTGTCGATCGAGACGTTCATCGGTCTGCCGCAGGTCATGGGCTTCGCCGCGATCGTGGCGATCCTGAACCTCGTCGTCGTGACCGTCCTCGGCGCCGTGATCGCGGGGATCTACAACCTCGCCGTGAAGGTGACCGGCGGCCTGCTGGTCGGGTTCACCTCGAACTGA
- a CDS encoding DUF721 domain-containing protein: MPDPTGEGAVPETIATYLRLRGLEPSARTYRKKRRRTDDDENVPFTAGRDPRGVSDVLAALTREAGWDSQLAREDVVRTWDEVAGEETARHTNPVAFVDGTLTVQADSTAWAKQLQIMRSQILSEIVRRFPEAGVDGIRFIGPDVPSWKWGPRTTPGRGPRDTYG; encoded by the coding sequence ATGCCTGATCCCACCGGCGAGGGCGCCGTGCCCGAGACGATCGCGACCTATCTGCGGCTGCGTGGTCTCGAGCCGTCGGCCCGGACGTACCGCAAGAAGCGACGCCGCACGGACGATGACGAGAACGTCCCGTTCACCGCGGGGCGCGACCCGCGCGGGGTGTCCGATGTCCTCGCCGCGCTCACGCGAGAGGCGGGGTGGGACTCGCAGCTCGCGCGAGAGGATGTCGTGCGCACGTGGGACGAGGTGGCCGGCGAGGAGACCGCCCGGCACACGAATCCCGTGGCTTTCGTGGACGGCACCCTCACGGTCCAGGCCGATTCCACCGCATGGGCGAAGCAGCTTCAGATCATGCGCTCGCAGATCCTCTCCGAGATCGTGCGTCGCTTCCCCGAAGCCGGTGTCGACGGCATCCGCTTCATCGGGCCCGACGTCCCCTCCTGGAAATGGGGTCCCAGAACGACTCCAGGGCGTGGTCCGCGCGATACCTACGGGTAG
- a CDS encoding NUDIX hydrolase: protein MDLRVAAYAVIVDADDRILLAHWNEGRRAAWTLPGGGLEAGEDPEHAARREVREETGYRAAIGELLGIHSRVIPATRRLATDATGPLHALRIVYRAKIVGGRLRHEIGGSTDRAEWFPLSAVGGLQRVKLVDIALKMSADG, encoded by the coding sequence ATGGATCTGCGGGTGGCGGCCTACGCCGTCATCGTGGATGCCGATGATCGCATCCTCCTCGCACACTGGAACGAGGGTCGCCGCGCAGCATGGACCCTGCCGGGCGGGGGTCTGGAGGCCGGTGAAGATCCCGAGCACGCGGCGCGCCGCGAGGTGCGCGAGGAAACGGGCTATCGCGCGGCGATCGGCGAGCTGCTCGGCATCCATTCGCGGGTGATCCCCGCCACCCGACGACTCGCGACCGATGCGACCGGTCCCCTACATGCGCTGCGGATCGTCTACCGGGCCAAGATCGTGGGCGGACGCCTGCGCCACGAGATCGGCGGCTCGACCGATCGGGCCGAGTGGTTCCCCCTGTCGGCCGTCGGAGGACTGCAGCGCGTGAAACTCGTGGACATCGCCCTCAAGATGTCCGCCGACGGATGA